From the Telopea speciosissima isolate NSW1024214 ecotype Mountain lineage chromosome 9, Tspe_v1, whole genome shotgun sequence genome, the window ATCTTCATGCTTCTGATGAACTCTCACAATATGGTGGGCAATGTGGTAATCTGTTTGATCGTCTGGCTCATCGATCATAACATACACCAAATCAAACCTAGAAAGGATAGCAGGAGGGAGGGCCACATTGtactgaaaaaagaaagagaacaattaCTTAATGTTTTAGAAACTCAAGTTCATGGTCAAGGAATTGTCTCCTGTTTCACCAACAAACTTCAAAAAactaaaatttcaatttcaacacAAAATATACACTTTCTGATGATTGCCGGGGGAGGGAGTGATTATCTGCAGAAGAGCCCCCTCACCTTGAGAGGCTTTGATTTATCATAGCGCCCACCAGTAGGGTTGGCAGCAGCTAAAATTGATGTTCGAGCATTCAGTGTTGCCTGAATTCCTGCTTTCGTGATGCTTATAGTCTGCTGTTCCATGGCTTCATGAATAGCAACCTGCAAGGTAAATCATAACCTAGTTTTGCATAACTGTTAATAGAATGATGAAATGTGAGTGGAATTCTGAGAGTTCATGAGGATGTTACCTGATCCCTGATTTCCATCTTATCAAATTCATCAATGCAACATATGCCATTATCAGCAAGCATTAGAGCACCAGCCTGAGAACAGTTTTTGAACACATATCAAACCGttccatacaaaaaaaaaactactttgaaacccaaaaaataagaataaaatgtGGCAAGGTTGGAGAGGAAAACTGAATAGAAAAAGCATAGTACCTCAATACAGAATTCTCCAGTTTCTGGTTCCTTGGCCACAGTTGCTGTCAAACCTGCAGCAGAGGAGGATTTTCCAGATGTGTAGACAGATCGTGGAACAATACTTGAAGTATACCTGCAAGTCAGATATTTGCACTACAAGATGAATAAGCTAATTGATGAAAACTACCAAaagaatattatattaataataGTAGGTGAATATGGCATACTTGAGGAACTGAGACTTTGCACAGCTTGGGTCTCCAACAATACACACATTGATGTCCCCCCTCAGGTTGATACCCTCATGGGTGACCTTATGGACACCACCCAAGAGCATAAGCAGGATGGCCCGTTTGATTTCTTGGTGACCAAAAACAGTGGGAGCAATACTGTCAACAAGCTTATTGAAGAAATCGGGAGTGTTCCTCATCCTTTGGATTTCATCCAACTCATCTGCCTGGAAGTTGGAAATTCAGAGAGCAGAAAACCTGAATAAGGTGAAGAATACAAATGATGTCGAAGAAAAACCACATGGCTTTTGAACAATGCACATTTCAATATGTTTTCATCACCTACATGCATGAAAATGCTGCACGAGGAATTTGTTGTCTAGGACCAATCTTTCTGAGTAACAGCTAATATATCAGAAAGTGTCAAACTTCCATTCAGAGTCTTCAGATACAATACTGAGGTGGGAGAAGTCATATCACATGCATCAGTAGGTCAGCAGATCCTAGACCAGTCTAAATTTGATGAATGTACCATGCAATAGACGGCATAAAAATACCATAGTTCGACAATAAGCATTTGTCTGGTGTTCAACGAggaccaaaaagaaaaatggtcATTGATGGTAATTTATTAAGAAACACATGCCATGAAGAGGTCGTGCTCCAAATATGCATGTGTGAACTCACCATGAACTGCTGGTTATCATCATCACCAATatccttctttctgttcctaaTGTCGCTGTCCCTTCTACCATCAGAAATCTGATCATAGTTCATAGTATTAGTTATGGATCATCAAAAAGACTCCAACAAATATCACAAATGGAACAAGCATGAGAATGATTTTTGCACAAACCTGTACTGAATTGGCAATGAAGGCCAAGCGATAGGAGAGATCCCTCACCCCCAAAGCCCTAAGGCCCCTAACGCCATCCTGGCCAGCAGCAGGATTTTGACGCTGGGAAGCTTCTCTTCGACATTCTGATCTCTCCCCTGGTGATGCTAATGCCAATATGTCTGGTATCACAACAACAGTACCTGTAAAGATTACCCTATAGAAGCCCAAAAACGCAAAATCCAATTATCCTTTAAGTGGGGTAATGAAAAAAGATGAAGATTTAATAGCTATCAAAGCAAATTCATGTACAATACGGACTTAAAAAGCAAATCAAAGATCTTACGTATCGCCAGCTCTGGCCTGCTCCACGATTTCATGACGAAGGATGACATCCATAGATCGAGGAAGGGATCCAGGTGGTATCTCTTTCGTGGTTTCTTGCATTCGAACCCTCTGCCAATCTGCAAATTTGCTCTCTTGACGAAGCAAAGCCCACATTCGATCCTTACAGTGTGCATTGGTACAGACAGTCGGCTGCAACCCAAAAGAAACATTAGTGCCACATAAAAGTGTGTCGTAGAAACAATGTAAAATTAAAAGCCAGGTGCTTGTCGACTAgggaaaaccaaaaagaaatcaCACCTCAGTATATTTAAATTGCTGTTCAACATTCTTTATTACGATTCCACACTTCAGGCACTTGAAAGTCCCTTGCAGAAGCTCCGGTCTCACCTCACTCGTACGAGTGACCACTCCCGTCACTGAAACTAATTTTCCGATCTCAGCTGTCGCCAAATCCCTCAATCTGcattaaaaatgtaaaatttaaCTAGAATCCAAAAGGAACCCAGCAAAAGTCTCCTAAGCTGGAAGCATTAAACGAACGTTACTTCGTTTTctatcctattttctctcttcttacctCTTGAGCAGAGGGATATTGTAGAAGGCTACATTTATATCTTTGTTGGGGTTGTCATCAGCGATTAAGGTCGGCTTCTGCTCCATCACAAACCTTTTGCAAGCATTCCTCAGGTACGGCTCGAATCTACATTCGGGATCGTTGTTTAGGTCTTCTTAAGAAACTGGAAGGCCAAAAAATGtggggatgggggtggggggaaatgggattagggtttttggagTTAACGGTCTTACCTCAGATACTCATCCGATATGGCCTTCTGAAGGACATTGTTGAAGCGCATTACGTGAGAGAAATCAATGAACATGGTGGTCGATTCCTTCGATTTCATCGCTTCGATCTCCGATTCATAGAATGGCTCAGCCGAGGTGGGATCTAGCTTAAAACTGAAGAATAACAGATCAGTGAACCACAGAAGAAATAAATCATTTGTATACTTAtccaaactgaaaaaaaaaacatcattaaAACAAGGAAAGGGGGGAGATCGATCACCTCTTGAGGAACTCAAAGAATATGTTCTCCACACGAACGGCTTTTTCGTCAACGAAAAACCCAGCATAAGAATCCATCTTTTCTCTCTTCAGTTCCCTTCAACAGTCGGAAACGGAGACCTATAACACTTCCTCCGAAGAAGGATGGATACCTACTGCGACGTCGCCGATTGTGCTTTTGGGTGTGTTGGGGGGAGACGAGGGTTAagaatgagataagaaaagcgCGGGAACGAACAGCTTCCCGCCAAAACAGAAAGCGCAGGTGGGAAGGCTGTGGATTTTAAAGTTCTGATCCGACGGTGCCCGATACTGAACTGCACGGAATCGAAAGTCGTAACTCGTAATGTGGTTAATTTTTCCCCATCCGGTACGCTTCTCACAAACTCCAGTCCTTCCCTTGCCTTGGTCGCGTGGCTCTTGCGCAGTTATGCCGAAAAATTATTCTTGTACAGTTTGTACGGTTTTTCtcatagaaaacaaaaatgaccaccttatccctcTCCCCAAACATACTGTCCGGGTGGGGTTCACCCTCCTCTTATTAGATGCACTAGGATACTGTACCAGGTTGGGAACCTAAAAGGATAAAGTTTCAGTTGCGCCTAGATATGAGAGCACACTAAAACTAAggcaccgcttgataaccttcccAAAatcagtttctggtgtttttttatgctgagaaacacaaaaacacTAGAAAAGTGCTTGATAACCACCGTTCTATATAAATTGTTCTCTGGTGGATAAATCATTATTTCTATTCCCCATAAGACTTTTTACAAAACATGTAAGACATGTTCTGCATTGCTCAGCACAATTGGACAAAAAGTGTGCCCGATAAAATCTTTAACCCAACCCCCTAAAACCTAAACACTCCTTCACTCTTACGAACTCTCACAAAAGACCTTCATGGCggtctcgctctctcgctctgtCCCTCTCTGGGGGTTCTCCTACAGATCAGAAGGGATTTCGGTGGGGCAAAAAGACCTTCTTCACTGCGGAGCTCCCTGGTCTCACTGTCTCGCTCTGTCACTCTCTGGGGGCTATCGATCTGAAGGGATTTCAGCGGCAACCTGCAACTCTCAAGGTAACTCATCTATCTCTTGctatctctcactctctatctcttctcaactcgctctctctcgctcactctctctctccctctctgtcgcTCCCTGTTCAAGATCTCAgggcttttttttcttctcaatttatgttctttttcatattttaattgaagaaaGTTATGAGATCTGTAGTGTTTTGTGATAaagatttttcattattttttagcTTCTATATGTTATGATTAGGGCTGCAATagagtcgggttgggccgggctttatagaaccctagcccaaccctaagtccccttagctgggcccaggcccgacccgatcctaactcagggccagaaaaatccaaccctgacctgccctcagggtcgggccgggctgaccctaattgaccctgatcatggggaaggggaaagaaatgcatgggttagAATGGGCCGGGGAAAACATTATcaaatttacaaaaaataacactataataaaaagtattatatcacttattgtcgtcatatataatatattatataaaaaaatatatgtgacatttaaagtttataatgtatatattatatcaatatatattttatagtataacttaaatcagggtcgggtcgggccaggccaAACTTAGCCtgaagcctcaaccctaacccgacccgaccctaactcagggtcagaaatttccagccctaacccaccctcagggccaaatatctcaacccagaccctgttcgggctcagggcgggccagggccgacagggccaaacttgcacccctagggggaataatatatcaaatcgaagatctcgacgagctcttTAGGGGTCAACAGCCTCTGACACTGATGTATGTGTTTTTGGGATTAAAAcggagatcaggcttcaccaataacacaggaggtgtccaagtaatttaccaaaaaaaaagtacataattaACGTCCAAACATACCGAGACGATACAATAAAACAATTATTGGATCTGATATGTCAAGAAACGTCAACCAATAAGAAACTGACACGTGTATTGTGGACGAGTTGAGATCGCATAGGGCAAGCGCGGGACGACCTGATCCATAAAGAGCGAGGCCTGGGTGCACACCAAACCTCAAAGGGCACACGCGCAGGGCCAGACCTCGTCGTCGTAGCAAAGGGTCGCCAGTCAAACCCTCCTATGAGGGTGACCTGACGAAGAACCTGGACCACCCGGTAGGAGGAAGGAGGCAACCTTATCAGGACGACCCGAACACCACACTACACTAAAAGGAACACGTCACGAATCAATGTGGCGCGAGATTATCGCCCATATGACGCCTAATAAGGCgcaaggggatcaagggatcaacACTATCCCTAAGAtcactcctaaaatctctcactCCACGCCTAGGATTGTACTTTCCTATTAGTGCATGATTCTGCCCACCATCGCCAATAAATAACAGGGTAAATTCATTCCACGATCATCTGATTTCAATTATCattatctgttgctaagagtTTTGACTTAGGCATCGCAGCGGAGACACCAGCTCGCCTGGCCCTCTCTTGCTAATTCTGTATTGCAGGAACAGGTCACTCCGGCAcagttcttgacgcaacaggacCAAACTCCACTTTTGACATTGCCGTTAGTAGAGAATTGAACCAATctcaaaaactataaaaaaataggaaaaatgttctctgcacCCCTACGCCAAGATacatggggtgggtgaaatgacccaccccatgtgtcggGTGCAGCCTGTGCCCTCGTGCGCTGTGGTGCAAAGAACATCTCCCCcccaaaaattagcaaaatcTATATCTAGGACGATGGCACATCTCCCATTGAACTTCTGAAGCAATGAAACTAGGAGTACAATCCCATTCTTCAGAAATTCTAGTTCTAACAGCCCACTTAGATAACAAATCTGCCACAAAATGTTAAGTGTCCGACGTTACATGCATGGGTAGGAGGTATATGAATTAGTTATACACTTAATTATGTAAATTGTTTGTGGGTAGTTATGTGGAGGAAGGGTTGGTAGAGATTGAATTATTATAGGAAGTGACTAAGTGCATAGTTGAATGATTATtattagggagaatgttttctgtgccgtaagacacatgggggtgggcgcaatgaccaacCTACCCCctagtggcaggcccatgtgtctggacgtagcctgcactgcggcatagagaacatgagcccataTTATATGTTATTTCTTCATAAATTTGGAAGAGAAAACAAGACTTTTGATTCCCTAAATTATCTCTAAAAGAGATGAGGGAAGGATTCCTTATCCAAACCAAGACGCAAAGCTTCGTCCATAAAACCAAACTTTTCCTATATTACCTCTTCTATCTCCGTCCATATTTTCCTTCTTAcatctctttctctattttctctctttttactTACCTTATCACAATAGATAAGACATTTTGCATTTGCTTTCGGGGAAGGTTTTGATGCACTATAATCTCAACCACTGATTTCaaatcacattcaatccataTATGATCATCTCTTTTCTATTAAGCCATTTGAAGCCCGGTCATCATTGCGTGGAGTTTTGCTATAAAATTAGTAGTGACACCGAGATACTTAGAAAAAACATTCTATTGGAAATCCAGAACTAGATCGAAGAACTCCACCAACCCCTACATTTCTTGGGTTATCCAGAGAACACCCATCTAAGTTGAGCTTCACCCAAATAGGATTGGATTAAACTCACAACAATTCTGCTACTCTTTGATGCAGAATTCCAATGGAGTTtagatctaatttttttttggaaggatgAGTGCCTTCACCGAAGATATTTTGCAGGGTTTAGTAATAAAAGAAGCCTCAATTCTTGAACATTCCTTAAGATTGTCTTGACAATATTTGAATCTTTTCTATCGATAACAATtatcccttcttcttttgtttgtctCTTATCAAAGCTGGTATGGGATCAAAATAATGATGGCCAACCAAATCTCCTTGAGATTATTAACAACCGCCTTCCTCTTCCACCAACAAATCAGATCTTGAATTGAGCTAAACCCGTGCCGgccaaagaagattgaagaggATAAAAAACCTTAATCCAAACTTCGATTGATAGATCGAGGAAATGTccacaaaaaacaaatgaaCCATGATTTCACAAGCCCAGTGGCACCACGCATCTCGATGCCAAAGCCACTCTACATTTATTCACATTATCATCAATAGGGAGTGCCACGGTACAATATTAGGCTGTCGATCTCAAATGGAATTCCCGACGGAACTCCACATGATACCATTCCAGACTGTCTTGAATGGAAAAAAGGAGTGTGTATCTCCTACGTACCTGTTACAAATACAAAGGAAACGAGATCCCACCTTCGACAAAACCATCATCAGAAAATCCTTAAATCCTCAAATTAACAAACCTATATATATCTTGCTCTTCCAGATGCATCCCAAAACAAGTCATCCTTCATATAGGATGGAAAATCTAAATTTAAAGATGTAGATGCATTTTTTACAGTCGCCTTAGCTAAAAAGTCAACAATATTGTTGGCTTGTCTGTTGTAATGGGTGACCTTCCAGTTAATTATAGAGCTTAAAAAAGGCTTGAGGTAGTTCCAATCCTGCTGAACATACCAAGGCAATGAACCTGAACGAAGGAATATCACCCCTGTAGCTGAATCACACTCTAACCATAGACTTTCAATGTTAAGGTCTTTAGCTATGAGTAGACCTTGGATAATACCCAAGATAAACTAAAAAATTGTGAACTGGAATGTTAGTTAAGATAGATCTTACCGGTTCCCATTGACAAAAGTTTTCCTTTCAAACCCGTCAAAATTTATCCACCGGAGGCATCAACAAGTCTCTCTTCACTTGtcctttgaaaattttcactctAAGATATTTTGTTGGAAATTTAcattagggaaaatatcatctccctcccctctaagtatccataatatcaatctAATCCCCatattttgaataatgataacgCCCTCCCTACTATCCCAGGATTCTATCAATCGTATCCTAACTGTTAAAAAACGccgttaagtgatgatgtggcatgtacaaaaattttaaaaccccaaaatacctttattattattctatTCCCTTTTTGCCCTCTCCTACTTTCCCTTTTGCATCgtctttctcccatttcctcttcttcctctgtgctgctgcttcttcttcttcctccgccAGCAACTCGATCGATCCTTATgctgaaactagggttaagGCATATGTTCCGGCCAATTTCTCACCGACCTTGATCGTATTGGAATCACTCTGACCAATCCAGATTCCGATTCTGGATCAAATTCTAAGGGTTGATAAAGGAATCGCATCAGTTCGaagtttttaacttttaaaccatggggattgaagaagaaaatgtggAGCCCAAATGGAGCAGGTGGGAACGTAAGGAAAATTTGAGGGAAACATGTATTGAATCGATTCATAAAAAAGATGAGGCAAAAACAGAAACCCCATTGAAACCCATTTCCATCCattccatttttattcttcattccttcTTCGTATTCCCCATTTCCATCTAGTCGAACCTGAAACCTCTGCAACCCATCTCTGTTTCCTATTTCTTGAAACCCATTTTGATTCCACTACCACCGACCCACtttctccttcatttttctattttgtcgTTCTGTTTTTCTAAAAAATCCCACCTAAACCCCAtcgaaccctctcccattttccatattcttcttctattttccagCCGTTATCATATCccattctatttcttctttttttttttttcaactgaAATCACTTCTCCCACTTTCTCTTCCCatccctgtttttttttcctttcttccatcttctccagCTCTATCGACCAAAACCCTTAATCAATTTCTCATCGTATCCCAATCACGCATAACCAATTCCTTCTTCTCTGTCACCGCCAACAATCGCTTCACTCTGCTTCACAACTTCAGCGCCTCATCGCCAGCATATCAACATTACTGAAAACAGAACATTACCTATAACCAAGAACAGAGAAAGTAAAGGAAAATTTGAGGGAAACATGCATTGGATCGATTCATAAAAAAGATATTAGAAGATAATTCACATCAGTGCATCACTTTCTTcctcacacacacacgcacgcacAAAAGATTTGTGTTCGTAAGAGACGCCATAGAGTTTTAGGGCTTTATGAAGGAATGAATGAGGAAGGAAAGGGGGAGCGG encodes:
- the LOC122640886 gene encoding DNA replication licensing factor MCM6; amino-acid sequence: MDSYAGFFVDEKAVRVENIFFEFLKSFKLDPTSAEPFYESEIEAMKSKESTTMFIDFSHVMRFNNVLQKAISDEYLRFEPYLRNACKRFVMEQKPTLIADDNPNKDINVAFYNIPLLKRLRDLATAEIGKLVSVTGVVTRTSEVRPELLQGTFKCLKCGIVIKNVEQQFKYTEPTVCTNAHCKDRMWALLRQESKFADWQRVRMQETTKEIPPGSLPRSMDVILRHEIVEQARAGDTVIFTGTVVVIPDILALASPGERSECRREASQRQNPAAGQDGVRGLRALGVRDLSYRLAFIANSVQISDGRRDSDIRNRKKDIGDDDNQQFMADELDEIQRMRNTPDFFNKLVDSIAPTVFGHQEIKRAILLMLLGGVHKVTHEGINLRGDINVCIVGDPSCAKSQFLKYTSSIVPRSVYTSGKSSSAAGLTATVAKEPETGEFCIEAGALMLADNGICCIDEFDKMEIRDQVAIHEAMEQQTISITKAGIQATLNARTSILAAANPTGGRYDKSKPLKYNVALPPAILSRFDLVYVMIDEPDDQTDYHIAHHIVRVHQKHEDALTPAFTTAQLKRYIAYAKTLKPKLSSEARKLLVDSYVTLRRGDIVPGSRVAYRMTVRQLEALVRLSEAIARSHLELQVEPRHVRVAVRLLKTSIISVESSEIDLSDFQDEIHIGGDDGDGHDDGNGGPQQDGAQPSTTAAEPVSGNGESGIGTGSRQGKKLVISDEYFQRVTQALVMRLRQHEESVMQDGTGLVGMRQKDLIQWYVSQQNEKNNYSSMEEVKSEVAKIKAIIESLIRREGHLIVVDDGRQATAEGDEPRESSSSRNDRILAVAPNYVID